The Haloprofundus salinisoli region CGGATAGTTCACTCACTAGCGGCGGAGAGACACCGGAATCCGCCAAGGAGATCTCCGAGACCAGCAGGTGATGACCCGGACCGAATGCCTGCCATAAACCAAATACCGAGATACAAAAATTACATCGTTGCCGAAAACACGGCCCGCCTGGCACAGGTGACTGTTAACACGGTAGGGAACCAATCGAGAGTATGTCGCGACACGAGGCTTCCTTCGAGATAGAGTCAAAAACGGATTCGTACGCCGCTCGACGCCTCTTAGAACGAGCGTACGACACGATTCGAGAGGAGTCGCGGAGCGTCCGCGAGGGTACGGACGACGCACAGGCCCTTATTCGAGAGTTCGAGACGCTTCGAGACGCAGCCAAGCGTCCGACGAGAGGCAAACTGACGATTATCTACGAGCAGGACGACGACGGATTCGACGACTGAGAGCGGAGGTACCCGCCCGCGGTAGAACGAGCAGTCGACGGTCGGCGCGGATACCAGCTCTTTTCCCTTACAACCGCCTCGTTTCGATATGTCCTTCTCTTCGGCCACACCGTCAGTCCAGAGTGTGGCTTCGTCTCCGTTGACGGTCGATATGCTCGTCGTCTTCGCCCTCATTCTCCTCGCGCTCGTGCTGTTTGCGACCGAGCGGTTTCCCATCGACGTCACCGCCATCCTGTTGATGGTTCTGTTGATGGTTCTCGAACCGTGGACGCAGATCACCCCGCAGGAGGGGATTTCCGGCTTCGCCAACCCCGCCACCATCACCGTGTTAGCGATGCTCATATTGAGCACCGGCATCAATCGGACCGGAATCGTCCAACTGTTCGGTCGGAAGATGGCCGCGTTCGCGGGCGACGACCGGCGCAAGCAACTCGCCGCGACTATCGGCGTCGCCGGACCGGTGTCAGGGGTCATCAACAACACGCCAGTGGTCGCCATCCTGGTCCCCATCATCGCCGACCTCGCCCACGAGGGGAAAACGTCGCCCTCGAAGCTGCTCATGCCGCTCTCTTTCGCCTCGATGCTCGGAGGGACGTTGACGCTCATCGGCACGTCGACGAACATCCTCGCGAGCGACATCACGGCCCAAATCGGTGCGGAGTCGCCCGAGCTCGGGTTACACGCGTTCGGGATGTTCGAGTTCACCAAACTCGGCGTCGTCGTCTTCGCGGTCGGAGCCGTCTATCTCATGACGGTCGGCGTCCGGTTGCTCCCCGAGCGCGTGCCGGTCGACGAGGACCTCGTCGAGGAGTACGCCCTCCAGGAGTATCTCGCGGACGTCGTCGTGCCGGCGAACTCCTCGTTGCTCGGCCAAACCGTCGAGGAAGCCCTCGGCGACGACGAACTCGATATCGACGTTCTTCAACTGATTCGGAACGGAGAGCGCTTCTCCGAGCCGCTCGCCCGCAAGGAGATTCACAAGAGCGACACGCTTCGGCTCAGGACGAACCGGCAGACGCTCGAACGCATCATGGACGCGGAAGGACTCGCGCTCGCCGGGCGACCCCGGACCGAAGACGAGCTCCACCCGGACGACGAGGAGCCCGTCCTCGTCGAAGTGGTCATCCCGTCGGGGTCGTTTCTCGTCGGCGAGACACTTTCGAGTTCGGCGTTCCGACAGCGCTACGACGCGAACGTGCTCGCCTTCCGGACCCGCGGCGACGTGGTCCGCGACCGCTTCGAGGATATCAAGGTTCGCGTCGGGGACACGCTTCTCGTTCAGGCACCGCCCGACAGCCTCAGCCGGCTCGTCGGGAACGAGGATTTCATCGTCGCCCACGAGTTCGACGAGGTGACCTACCGGAGCGAGAAGATACCGTTCGCCGTCCTCATCATCGCCGGCGTCGTCGCGCTTCCCGCGCTGGACGTCCTCCCGATAGTCGTCTCGGCGCTGGCGGGGGTCGTGGCGATGGTGTTCACCGGCGTGCTCAAACCGACCGAGCTCTATTCGTCCGTCGAGTGGAACGTCATCTTCCTGCTCGCGGGCGTCATCCCGCTCGGAATCGCCCTCCAGCAGACCGGAGCCGCCGACCTGCTGGGGGACGCCGTCGCCTCGACGGCGGCGTTCTTGCCCGCAATCGGCGTCCTCTGGGTGTTCTATCTCGCGACCGGGCTGTTGACGAGCGTCATCAGCAACAACGCGAGCGTCGTGCTGATGATTCCCGTGGCGGCCAGCGCCGCGCAGTCGATCGGTGCGAACGCGTTCGCGTTCGTGCTCGCCGTGACGTTCGCGGCGTCGACGGCGTTCATGACGCCCGTCGGCTATCAGACGAATCTGTTCGTCTACGGACCGGGCGGCTACACGTTTTCGGACTTCATCCGCGTCGGTGCGCCGTTACAGCTCCTGTTGTCGGTCGTGACCGTCCTCGGAATCGCGTTCTTCTGGGGCGTTCGGGTGTGAGTCGGAGAGTCAGAGTCGAGGCCGCGTGACGCCAGTATCGTGGATTCACCACTGGACGTCGTACTAACGTTGATTGGTCTGGGGGACCTCACGATAGCATGGCCGAGTTTCCAGACGAACGTCAACTTGTAGTGGAACTGCGCTCCCAGTTGGAGGAGTGGACGAACACCGCCCGTAGAGAGGCGTACACCGAACTGTTCGAGGGCGACGACCCGCTTCTCACCGCCGAAGAGCTACAGGTCCTCGATTCGTTCGATTCGGCGATGGAACGGGCGGGTGGCGACGGTATCTGGGGGACCGATCAGTACGGAATCCACACGGCCGGTACCGGGAGTTCGGACGCCTCGCTCGGCGTCGTCTGCGTCTACCACCCGCAGATAACCGGCGACTCCGTGCTCCGGGGACAGGACGATGTGGACGACGAGACGGAGGAGCGAATCAACGCGGCGCTCTGGACGTACAGCGAGCGCGTCGCGGAACTCATCGAGCGGGAACTCGACGCGTACGTCGAGCGAAGGGGAAGCTAACAGCGTTGGAAACGGGCTCAGTTAGAGAGAGTAGACCGGCTTCGGGTCGCCCAACGTCCAAGTGCTCGAAACACGGACCGTCCGACTTTTGCACACCCCCGACCGACTCCCCGGTATGACCGACTTCGACCCCGAGAAGTTCGAAGAGAAGTACGTCCACTACTTCCCGCAGCTACAACGCGCGTACAAGAGCGCCTTCGAGACGATGAACGAGGAGTACGACTCGACGCTCATCCACGGCATCGACCAGCAGATTCTCAACGAGTCCGAGCCGGTGTACGAGGACGGTCGTTTCCGCATCCAGTTGCCCGAGAACCCCCACGACCGCCTCACGAGCGTCGTCGTTGACGACGAGAAGCTGGACGCGACGCTGGAGCGGTACGTCGAGGAGTTGGAGGCCGAACACCACCGTGTGTTCGGCGTCGAGCGGCCGTAAATCGGCGTCCAGACGCGTCGAAGCCGTGATTTCCCCGTTCAGCAGTCGAGGCGAACCAAAGGCATAAGACGCCACACCGCCAAGCCGCGAACATGAGTACGGAGCCACAGGACGCCGACGACGACCTCAAAGAGCGCGTCACCAACTTCCTACGCCGCAACTTCCCGCAGATTCAGATGCACGGCGGCAGCGCCGCCATCCAGCACCTCGACCGCGAGAGCGGCGAGGTGAGCATCGCCCTCGGCGGGGCGTGTTCCGGCTGCGGCATCTCGCCGATGACCATCCAGGCCATCAAGAGCCGAATGGTCAAAGAGATCCCCGAGATCAACAAAGTCAACGCCGACACCGGCATGGGCGGTGGCGGAATGGGCGACGACGGCGGCATGAGCCCGTCGTTCCCCGGCGAGACGACCCGCGACGACGAGGGCGACGAAGGCCCGCAGGCCCCGTTCTAACTCCGTTTTAGGGCCCGTCTTCGCCGCGGTAGCGTCGGCTTAGCGCCAGGAAACATACCCGTGTTTTATTCCGGTTACCGACAGAGAGTGAGGTATGAGCGACGAGTCTCCCGCGAACGTGTTGTTCGTGGTGATGGACACGGTTCGGAAAGACCACCTGACGCCGTACGGCTACGATAAACCCACGACGCCCGGTCTCGAATCGTTCGCCGAAGAGGCGATGGTGTTCGACCAAGCCGTCGCTCCCGCGCCGTGGACGCTCCCCGTCCACGCGTCGATGTTCACCGGGATGTATCCGAGTCGCCACGGCGCAGACCAGGAGACGCCGTACCTCGACAACGTGACGACGCTCGCGGAGACGCTGTCCGCGGCCGGCTACGACACGGCCTGTTACTCCTCGAACGCGTGGATTACGCCGTACACCCACCTCACCGACGGCTTCGACGACCAGAACAACTTCTTCGAGGTGATGCCCGGCGACCTCCTCTCGGGGCCGCTGGCGAAGGCGTGGAAGACGCTCAACGACAACGAACGCCTGCGTGCGGTCGCCGACAAGCTGGTGAGCCTCGGCAACACAGCTCACGAGTACCTCGCCGACGGCGAAGGCGCAGACTCGAAGACGCCCGCCGTCATCGACCAGACGATGGAGTTCATCGAGGAGAGCGACCGGTCGTTCGCCTTCATCAACCTGATGGACGCCCACCTCCCGTACCACCCGCCGAAGGAGTACAAGCGAAAGTTCGCCCCCGGCGTCGACTCCACCGAACTCTGCCAGAACTCCAAGGAGTACAACTCCGGCGCACGCGACATCACCGACAGCGAGTGGGAGGACATCCGCGGGCTGTACGACGCCGAGATAGCGCACATCGACGACCAGCTCACCCGACTGTTCGACTGGCTGAAAGAGACCGGCCGGTGGGACGACACGATGGTCGTCGTCTGCGCCGACCACGGCGAACTCCACGGCGAACACGACCTGTACGGCCACGAGTTCTGCCTGTACGACCCGCTCATCAACGTCCCGTTGCTGGTGAAGCACCCGGAACTCGGCACGGGTCGCCGCGACGACCAGGTCGAGTTGGTCGACCTCTATCACACCGTGTTGGACGCGCTCGACGTCGAAGGCGGCACGCCGGCGTCGCCCGGCGAGGACGTGGTCGCCCGCGACCGGACCCGCTCGTTGCTCTCGGCGTCGTACCGCGAGTTCGCCGAGGCCGACTCGCCGGACCCCGGTCAGAAAGGGTCGCCCGACGGCGAGTACGCGTTCGTCGAGTACTCGCGTCCCATCGTCGAACTCAAACAACTGGAGGAGAAGGCGAAAGCCGGCGGCATCACGCTCCCGAAGGACTCCCGTTTCTACTCGCGGATGCGTGCGGCTCGCCGACCCGACGCGAAGTACGTCCGCATCGACCGCATCCCCAACGAGGCGTACCGCCTCGACGAGGACCCCGGAGAGTTGACGAACCTCGCCGGCAAGGGCGACGAGAAAATCGAGGCCGCAGAACAGGCGCTCGCCCGCTTCGAGGAGGCCGCCGGCGGTGCCTGGACCGGCGAAGACGACGTCGAGGTGACCGACGACGCGCTCGACGACATGGACGAGACGACCCAGGACCGCCTCCGCGACCTGGGGTACATGGAGTAGCGGAGTCGGCGTCGAACGTCAACGCAGCCCTCGCTCCGTTTCCCAAGCCCGCAACAGCGCCGCGAGCGTGCGGTTCGTCGGCACGTCGAGTCGGTGGCGCTCGGCGCGGGCGACGACCTCCCCCGAGATGGCGTCGACTTCGGTTCGCCGGCCGGCGTCGACGTCTTGGAGCATCGACGACCGGTTCTCCGCCGTCGCGTCGACGACTCTGTCGAGCG contains the following coding sequences:
- a CDS encoding SLC13 family permease encodes the protein MLVVFALILLALVLFATERFPIDVTAILLMVLLMVLEPWTQITPQEGISGFANPATITVLAMLILSTGINRTGIVQLFGRKMAAFAGDDRRKQLAATIGVAGPVSGVINNTPVVAILVPIIADLAHEGKTSPSKLLMPLSFASMLGGTLTLIGTSTNILASDITAQIGAESPELGLHAFGMFEFTKLGVVVFAVGAVYLMTVGVRLLPERVPVDEDLVEEYALQEYLADVVVPANSSLLGQTVEEALGDDELDIDVLQLIRNGERFSEPLARKEIHKSDTLRLRTNRQTLERIMDAEGLALAGRPRTEDELHPDDEEPVLVEVVIPSGSFLVGETLSSSAFRQRYDANVLAFRTRGDVVRDRFEDIKVRVGDTLLVQAPPDSLSRLVGNEDFIVAHEFDEVTYRSEKIPFAVLIIAGVVALPALDVLPIVVSALAGVVAMVFTGVLKPTELYSSVEWNVIFLLAGVIPLGIALQQTGAADLLGDAVASTAAFLPAIGVLWVFYLATGLLTSVISNNASVVLMIPVAASAAQSIGANAFAFVLAVTFAASTAFMTPVGYQTNLFVYGPGGYTFSDFIRVGAPLQLLLSVVTVLGIAFFWGVRV
- a CDS encoding DUF7539 family protein, translated to MAEFPDERQLVVELRSQLEEWTNTARREAYTELFEGDDPLLTAEELQVLDSFDSAMERAGGDGIWGTDQYGIHTAGTGSSDASLGVVCVYHPQITGDSVLRGQDDVDDETEERINAALWTYSERVAELIERELDAYVERRGS
- a CDS encoding DUF5783 family protein, translating into MTDFDPEKFEEKYVHYFPQLQRAYKSAFETMNEEYDSTLIHGIDQQILNESEPVYEDGRFRIQLPENPHDRLTSVVVDDEKLDATLERYVEELEAEHHRVFGVERP
- a CDS encoding NifU family protein — protein: MSTEPQDADDDLKERVTNFLRRNFPQIQMHGGSAAIQHLDRESGEVSIALGGACSGCGISPMTIQAIKSRMVKEIPEINKVNADTGMGGGGMGDDGGMSPSFPGETTRDDEGDEGPQAPF
- a CDS encoding sulfatase is translated as MSDESPANVLFVVMDTVRKDHLTPYGYDKPTTPGLESFAEEAMVFDQAVAPAPWTLPVHASMFTGMYPSRHGADQETPYLDNVTTLAETLSAAGYDTACYSSNAWITPYTHLTDGFDDQNNFFEVMPGDLLSGPLAKAWKTLNDNERLRAVADKLVSLGNTAHEYLADGEGADSKTPAVIDQTMEFIEESDRSFAFINLMDAHLPYHPPKEYKRKFAPGVDSTELCQNSKEYNSGARDITDSEWEDIRGLYDAEIAHIDDQLTRLFDWLKETGRWDDTMVVVCADHGELHGEHDLYGHEFCLYDPLINVPLLVKHPELGTGRRDDQVELVDLYHTVLDALDVEGGTPASPGEDVVARDRTRSLLSASYREFAEADSPDPGQKGSPDGEYAFVEYSRPIVELKQLEEKAKAGGITLPKDSRFYSRMRAARRPDAKYVRIDRIPNEAYRLDEDPGELTNLAGKGDEKIEAAEQALARFEEAAGGAWTGEDDVEVTDDALDDMDETTQDRLRDLGYME